In Setaria italica strain Yugu1 chromosome IX, Setaria_italica_v2.0, whole genome shotgun sequence, the genomic stretch CCACCTCACCAATGAAATGGCCAATAGTACTGACGAGATGGCCAACAGTATTAGGGGCAGCATGGAAGCTGTCCTTAAACCGGCTGCTCTGCTGCCTCCACACGCCTTCGTCACAGCCCTCCACTCGCCGACATTCTCCTATCACCTAAGGCAGAACCACACCCATGGTTTGAGGCCAGTGGCCCCGTCGGGAGGCCTCCCTTCATCGGAGGAAGGGAAGAACACCATCTCCTCCGGAGTGCTAAGATGGATGAGAGGAGGGGGACGTTACTCCCCCCATTTATATCCAACCACAGCTATGCGCAGATGATAGAAGGTCCTTCCCAAAGGCGCAGTCCCCATGGCGCCCGCGTATGGAAAATGCTCCCCCCCCTGACCGGCCAGACGAAAAGAGTAATTGGACGCGATTACAAGTCGCCCTAACGGGATGTGGAGTAGAAAACCATCCCATCACAACTTGATTATAGTAAAATAAAGGACACGCGCTGGACTGACAGGAGTGACGAAAAGAGGGACCATTGACAGGACACAATCCTTCCCCGACTTCCACTCGAAGAAGGACTCAGGAGCTACTAACAGATATCTAGATTAGGGATACCTTAATCTATCGACAAATCCGGAAGATGGTGAGATTAGCAAGAAGACACCGATTAGGCCGAAAGATAAACCACTATCATCATTGCCCGGCTGATCGACAGTGCCCCAGAAGGAGGCTCAGGAACCGAGATAAATAGGCTGCTAGCCTGGTCCAAGTTACCAAGCGAAGGCCAAGGCGCAACGATGGGCTAGGCCTACCATGTCCCTAGGGCGTGGCTAGGTCTGCCTGATATGACAACTGCACCGGTGCTCGCGTGGGCCGAGATGAGGAAACGCGGGCTGGCCAGTTGGACGCACCGTATTCTGTGCCTAGGAAGGAACGACAACTGCTTCAAGATAAAGATCCATAGTCGGTGACGGCGTCGCAATGCTGTACCCGGTCATGCCCATCCAGTTTTCGTCCACCGTTATGACGACGCCAGGTGATGAGACTgatggcaagctccgccctcgaATACCTGTAGGGGCCGAGTTCGGTAACTGAGGTGACTGAACGAAGGGGTCCGGACAAAGGTTTCAACGGAAGTCAAGCAAGGAGAAGCCCCGACTGAGGGATAGGGCCCACGACCACCAGTCGGAGGGAGATGCCTGACTGAATAAGAGGACGCAACCGAGAATGTAACCCCTCTCATGAACCGTGTATATAAAGGCATGGGGAACGAGAAAGGGATTCAATCCTCATTAGAGCACATATGCATACACACACCGTTTGTAACCCCCTGCTACAAACTTGAGCCCTCGAGCACAGGAAATAAAAAAGTTGTGCCACGAACTGGACGTAGGACGGAttgcctgaaccagtataaacctCTTGTGTCTTGCGAGCTAACACATCCGAGGATTCACGCAGAAAATCTTCACTAGTTGACGCTACTAAATGTCGACAtacaggtcggttgatttacaagaatactagtcggatatgactagAGGAGTTTTACACTTATTAGTTATTACAACAAGCACTTtcttaatcctcgactagttcttgcattttcatgtagactacaccgtcctgcGCCATGTTCTTCATATCATATCAGATGCGTCTCGGTATCCGGCTCCATATTTGGAACTGTCAAACTTTCCGGTGTACCCATAAATATATGTATGACAGCCGATGAAACTGAAGATAATTATCCCGACAAGACAAGTGAATGATTTCTTGGCATGGCATTATGAAAGGGTGGCATTTTCTCTGTCCGTAGTGCTTATCGCCTTGCAGTCCATGAGTTCACGAAGGAGCAGAACGTGGGATCGTCAAGTAACCAGGGCGTTGGTGATCGCAAAATATGGGCATCGATCTGGACTACAACTGTtcctcaaaaaataaaaatctttGCTTGGAGATTGGCCAGAGATGCCTTGGCCACCATGGAGAacagaaagagaagaaatttaGAAGTGGATAGCTCCTGCAGACTTTGTGGCTTGGAAGAGGAGGATGCTTTCCATGCTGTCATCTCGTGTACTAAAGTTAGAGCTCTTCCACAGGCACTACGAAAGAGTTGGGAGATTGCACCTGAACAAAAGTTCATGAAATCGGGTCCAGAATGGCTGTTACTTCTGCTAACTGATCTCAGTCTAGAGGAGAGGGCCCAGACCCTATTTCTCTTATGGCATGCATGGCGCGTACGCAACGATGCAGTACATGGCAAGGGGGACTGCTCTATTTCAGGGTCTGTACGCTTTCTGGTAAATTACTGGGAAACATTATTACAAATCCGGCGTGACAAGGAAACTGACATAAAGGGCAAAGGGCCAAAGTTGGATGTTTGGAAAAGGAAGTCAAATGGTTCTGATCGGCATTCAGTGGCTTCCAAGAAGTCCTCCTGGTCGCCTCCCCCTGTGGACTGGGTGAAACTAATCGTGGATGGATCGTTCTGTGAGCAAACAGGTGAAGCAAGTCTTGGAGTTGTCATCGGCGACCATGATGCTCATGTTTTACTGTCCTCTTGGCGTATTCTCCGTGATTGGTCTTTGCTTGCCGTGAGGGTGTCCAACTGGCAGCTGAATGGATTAAAAAGCCTACTATCATTGAATCAGATTGCTCCAACGTGGTGGCTCATCTTAAGTCAAGCTCTGAAGATCGATCAAGATGGCATTTCTTGCATGAGGAGGTCAAGGGAGCATTGAGGCTCTTGCTAGTCATGTATTGTGAAAATTAGAAGGGAGCTTGCCTATTTTGCTAGACATACGGTGCATTGTGCCACGTGGTGTTTCAGAGCCCCACTTTGTGTACaagggagtgtttggatctttagtccggatttagtccggactaattcatgtcacatcgaatatttggaggctaattagaaggactaaacatgagctaattataaaaactaattacacagatggaggctaattcacgagacgaaatctattaaacctaattaatccatcattagcacatgtttactgtagcatcacattgtcaaatcatggactaattaggcttaatagattcttctcgCAAATttgtctccatctgtgcaattgattttatatttagtctatgtttaatactcctaattaatatttaaacatttgatgtgacaggaattttaggagtgactaaagaaacaaacacccccttaatcaaTTTTGACTGTAATTTGTTGCATACTGAATGAATGAAGTACTCTCTCTccgaaaaaaaaactttcataTTTTGGCTTCGCAGAATTGTGGCACTTTTTTTTCCCGAAAAGAATTGTGGCACTTCGGCGTGACACTCTGAGGGTCTGACCCATCTGAACGTGTTTCAATTTTACTCGTCTGAAAGGGCGCTTCCCCTTGCTCCTAACAGGCCGCCGGGCCAGCGACAAACCGACGCCTCCTCGTCCAATCCGTCAGCTCCCAGTCGGCGAGGTCGAGCTCAGAGGCGCGCCGCTGGTTCCTTACAGCCGGAGCAGTCGGGCCCGAGAGGGGAGGGCGTAGAtgagctcgccggcgaggtcgaCCGTATCGGCGGCGAGCGGAGGTGCCGTCTCCGCAGCGGAAGACGTCGCGGATTCCATCGACGCGCTCTACCGCAAGGACGAGGCCGTGGCTGGTAAGACGCCTCCCTTTCTCGTGCAAGCCCTAGCTTGGGTGGCTGACCGATTGGGTTATCCCTTTCCGCGCAGAACTGAAGTCGGAGgtgatggaggcgctgcagagGGAGGTGAGATCGCTTGATGACGACAGCTGGATGTTCGCCGCGCCACGGTCCCGCATCAACCTCGTCTCCAGGCCCGGTAAGAACAGAAAAGTATGAAGGGATTTCTCCTGAAATTGGTTGCAGTATGTACATAGTTTTGTGGTCTGTTGTTTTATTGAATATGTCTATGGTCCAATTGAGTGAAGACCAGTTTAGTGCTCTATAGGTCAGTGAGCATTGTATGCTCCTGAATCAATTGCCTGATTGATTGTGCTGCTGCTAGGTGATGGTTGGGGTTGTTCACAGTTGTGACTTACAAGTTTTATTTGTTCCCCTATGGGGGCATGTCTTTATCAGGTGCTTACCTGCCGAAGCAACAAGGGAAACTCGTGGAATTGGGTCAAGCATCTAAGAAAACAAGGAACTTCTAGGGCATAGATGTATGTGGTTGCAGGAAGCCTACTCCATGATGATTAATGAAGGCACCTATGTTCTGTAGTATCAAGGATGATTGGATCCAGTTTTAAACCATCTAGTTGATTCCTGATAATTCAGTTTCAAGCACTGTTCATGACTTGTGCCTTTCCTATCTTTTGCATACTCAGCTTGCCTTATTTTTCAttcatctctttcttcttttagTATGATGGAACAAGATGCAGGACAGGATACATCTCAGAGGTACTCAGGTACAATATGCCACTTATGTAGTCGAGACTCTAGACATCAAATACATTGATAAACACATTCTTGAACACTAAGTTTTGATGCCTTTAGTCCTCACCATCACCAAATTGGATGCATATTATTTAGTGATCCTAATTTCTTACTCTGATACTATTTGATTATACCTACGTTACCAATCAACAATAAAAAGGCCATAGATAAAACTTCATTTCCCAAACACTTCTGTTACCCCAATGTATCAAATTGGACTTGAAAATGAATGTGCAGTGTTTTGCTGTTTTATTAGGGCTATGCACTTTTGGTTTATAAATTATGTTGCTCAGTAGACAATGTTGGGGTGTTCTTTGCTGTTACTGACAGCAAGGCACTTGACAGCTAGACTGTATGACGATTCTTGGGGTTTCTATTTTTTTGGTTGTTTTTTCCTTTCAAGTGTGAATGAATGCTAATATGCACTCTATATGCCATGTTGAACAATGCATATGGATAAGGAAAACTGTAATTAGTAGCTTAATACCATGATCCAGAAGTTAGAAATGCCTAGGGATTCAGATTGTTGTGAGTGATGTAGTATAGTGGTCAGGCTTTGAGGCCTTAAGAAAGAACTTTTTGCTAGCTCCTACAAAGGAAGTTGGCTTTGCACCTGTTATTTCTTCCAGGGTTAGTGCTTATTGTCAGTAGCCATCTTTCACTGAAGAATGATGCTTCAACTTGAAGTTAAGTAGTTGACTTTGCGAATGCATTTTCCACCATGGGTATAGGAGACAGCAAAAAGTTGAAAAAACTATCCATCGAACACTAAGTTTTGCTGTTTGTGGTCCTCACGATCACCAGCATTGCAATACATCAACATGTCAGATTTCTATCAGTTGTTGAGTTGAAAGCTTGCAAGATAAAAATTCATCCCTCGTCGTAACTACATTAAAACATAGATTTATTATTTAAATTTGATCATCTTTTTAGTATGGCAGTCTTACATGCCTGATTCTGATATATTTGGTGCCTGCTTATGAACATATAACTTAGCGTTACATGGACATTTTTGTTAACCCAACAGACGGTGTTAGACATTCACAATGAATGTGCAGTGTCCTGCATTTTTATTAGGGCTATGTGCCATTGGTTTTATAAATCATTTTGCTTGATTGATAATGTCCATGTGTTCTCCAGTGAAAACAAGGCACGCGAGAATTATATTAGGCTGTATGACGATTCCAGTGTGTCGTATAATATTTACTTCTTTTGAAATGTCTAATATGCACTTTATGCTATGTTGGACACAGGCAATGCTATGAACAAAACTGGGGAAACTGTAGTAGTAACAGTAGCTTGATATGATGGCCCACAACTTAGAAATGGCAGGCTTCAGATTGGCGTGAATGATGTATGCAGTATGGTACACACTATAGCTTTCTTATTTAGGCCATGCTTTCAGACTTTTGGAAGGAATTTTTTTGCTAGTGCGCACAAAAGAAGTTGGTTATGCACCAGTCATTTCTTGCTGAGGTGATGTTTGTTGTCAGTAGCCATGTTCTTTTGAGATGATGCTTCAAGTTGTTGACTTTGTGAATGTATTTGCCAATTGTCTCATGAGTATAGAGCAGTGAATATAATGGAAGAAACTGGacacttattttttcttttcttaaatGGATTTTTCGTATAAGATAGTAGCCTATAATGTTCAGGTAAGTTGTATGATGCCACTTCCGGTGAAGTCCGCCTGAAAGTAGGTCATAATCAATTTTACTTATAGATGTACTGATGCTTTTGCCTGTACCCCGAACTAGCGAAAACACAGAATAATTGTAGCCTTTGCCTAAAGACACCTCTAGTCAACATAATGTCACGTCTTTTTCCCCCTCTCATTTGAACTATTGACTGGTTATTAGTTAGTCATTCTCTTTCTATTGTATCTGTAACATTATTGTGAATTTTAGATCCATTTTTAGTCTGGCATACACGCTGCCCTATGCCCCTATGGTTGTTTTGACTCTTTGTATTAGTCTATGCCTGTATTGTATCCATCCTCTTCATTATCATGTTATTGTTGACCTTAAAGCTATGTTACATAAATAGACTAAGAAGCAAATAAAACAAAAACTCTAATCTTAAATGCTAGGAAGTAATGTGATTATTACAGTAGTCTCTTTTGATCATTTGGAAAAAAGAGAGTGCTGAATCTTTGGTAATATCAAACTAATACATCAAGATTTGCTTGTTTAATATTAGCTGATAGCATGATATTGAGCATTTGCATGCCGGCAGATCCATTTGTATCTGCTTTCTGTTTTGAGGCCCTAGCTGTGCTAGTGATGTTCTATGGTTGCTGAGGTCAGTTTATTTAATTTCCTGATGTCTGTACCTTGTTGGCATACCATTGTTGATTTTCAGTTTGAAGTTTGTGGTGCTGAGGGTCCACATTGTCTTGCTGTAGTATTATGTTATGGGAGTGGCGTCAGGATATGAGGCTTTTTTGTGTTATATGCTGGGTGTCGGTGGATAATCTGGAGTAATGGACAGTAGGTAGCACGAGTAAGATCTTTTCTGCTCTCCTGCAGTCACAGCATCATTGCTTGATGACTATCTCGTGAAGCTTGTGCTGCTGAGAGCATTGCCAGTTGCCGCTGGGGAGGTGTGCCTGTGCTTACTGCTTACTGCCATGCTAGGCGCCGACACCGATGCTGCCATTTAAACCTGCCTTctatatttccttttttttttgaataatcactatttttcttttctttttttttgctggaTGGGTTAAAGAGGAGCGTGCAGTAGTTTGTTGTCCAACAGGTGGTCACAGCATCCAAGTTGCGATCGATCCATGGGACCCGTCTATTTTTTTCGAATAATTATCCATGGGACCCgtcttgctgctgctgtcccGAGTCCTGACCCTGCTtcagccactgtagcctgtaaCTTCAACGCATGGGAATGGTATGATGAAGTGAAATCGCAAACGCCAAGCTGAGGAACGAAGACctacaatgcaatgcaatgaagCTCGCAAAAATGGTCTCGGTGTTCATCTACTCTCCTTAGGTTGCTCATAATATTATCTGATGTTGCCTGTTGGCGAATGTGTTAAAGATTGTGTATGATTCGCTCTGCTTGGCCACTTGAACTTGTTGATGGgccctgttttcttccactgacttatttttagcacccgtcacatcgaatgtttagatactaattaggagtattaaacgtagactatttacaaaacccattacataagacgaatctaaacggcgagacgaatctattaagcctaaccTCCTCAGCCGTGCTGTCACGGCTTAGCTTCACCCTCTCCTCCATCGAACTGAGAGCCGGGTTGCAGTCGGTGAGCCCACCCAACTCAACAACGCGCTGGACCTATACAGTCTGTCGTAGTGTGATGCCGGACGCGTTCTGATGCACCTCAATCCCCAAGNNNNNNNNNNNNNNNNNNNNNNNNNNNN encodes the following:
- the LOC101768921 gene encoding protein SAMBA, translating into MSSPARSTVSAASGGAVSAAEDVADSIDALYRKDEAVAELKSEVMEALQREVRSLDDDSWMFAAPRSRINLVSRPGAYLPKQQGKLVELGQASKKTRNF